The following proteins are co-located in the Ailuropoda melanoleuca isolate Jingjing chromosome 13, ASM200744v2, whole genome shotgun sequence genome:
- the HELZ2 gene encoding helicase with zinc finger domain 2 — translation MATKELSLARLCAQVDLYLGCPRCTQRLNESTYVLRRVEHSCPEEILLARFKRAPKSRVWRKVDRRPSFPRPARYEVCWYYTPGLGCQRHRNQCTFARSLEEALVWTFEREHNVRRLWLKTELQGGRAQGQLRSPADAICAEYGGQFQLLCSHCFRCCPPRLCPVDPQGRCPRHGACPSILTHVSTEGRRKQQVVEVRPQPQYGQPLAYCTYVGRGRPCRHGASRCQYAHSAVEMAVWEAEQLDGLQRRDLLSPTAARGDERTIPHGQPPAVRLYCHACLVTCHSQEAFENHCSSLEHAQMVALDQAEAWEHRSPPTGLSTFELCPKMEEVPVPTLPCPQAWSPPCLPPQASIGLRVLTPALLAGLPFPRPTLCEYGDVCTKAHSEQELQEWIQRSQTLKLRERAAWQEGLVSYQARLLAEYQRSRSEVLVLAENVEGVSITCPQPLVHQARERKTQLSWIFDIQSEEPLLHVALLKQELGADFSLVAPCLPPGQLYAKGERFRARASPAKFQVEVRVQSTSFGSFEQWVVFDFGRRPVLLRKLGLRLGQVRCPGLRGTRAHGHPEELERWHTGNRHVVPGVERTAEQVALLAKYKVPALALDFSHAGPAPGPVSRDNYRQRMHHFLHEEEATQQQLVAKLNFRGPVSLRAMLQTPALGMLFPPSGALYAEVPTPSSLMPDTDEGFLLGRAVSTALVAPVPAPDHTVFEVRLETRASSEQALWLLLPARCCSALGLRPETSPVLEVQFQIDPLTFRYWHQAVDVLPEERLVVPDLPTCDVPRPLPTPPTMQGNHKQKLAVAFIAGRSPGGTRPIAPLLIYGPFGTGKTYTLAMASLEVIRQPHTRVLICTHTNSAADIYIEEHFHRYVSSGHPEATPLRVMYTDRPPSQTDAATLQYCLLTGDRRAFRPPTRAELEQHRIVVTTTSQARELRVPAGFFSHILIDEAAQMLECEALTPLRYASPSTRVVLAGDHMQVTPKLFSVARAQAAAHTLLYRLFQHYQQEAHEVARHSRVVFHENYRSTEAILSFVSRHFYVAKGSPIHASGEVPRHPKHYPLMFCHVAGSPERDMSRTSWLNAAEIVQVAEKVQEIYQSWPPCWGGREQRSICAVSHGAQVSALRQELRRRDLGQVSVGSFEILPGREFRVVVLSTVHNHDSLLSSGAPALGFFTDARVLNTVMTRAQSQVVAVGDAVALCSFGACSKLWKSFIRECVRHHSISPKTLSLEHIEQSVVRRQRWALRAERSVAAGAQDTVPEEGAAGAPATEHAATEKVRPGPKAEGSTSLSKTSAAGDEATRRTEAGDAALGSVAGGCPAAGDPATVHTEAEDTTPAGNSSVGDAAPGKAVAGLTAMENGDAEDPEDSESDFWPSDTELNADDSILQELLDEARNVMVTVREDGLLDTVARPESPRQARQYMNLPRATLRRRLCSEPELYRRCTFLQETFDRATAVPLDDVDSGPIQIRGRLRCGMAFSGDEVLVKVLGADGGSAGRLQGQVMGVFKRKRRELVFVCRMDEWDPRIMTPIDGSVTKIFVAELKDPLQVPVHRVQQGRVQRVGYEQLTAEDRGSRLFWVRIVLWRQRFYYPLGIVLEVLPEATTWEQGLRILDLEHGLRKPSLEPACVGKALQKYRAELGRAPDCREDCRGFLTFTVDPRGARYLDDALSVRDLGSRYEVAVHIADVASSVPRDGPLDLEARRQGVTFYAPDREPVPMLPASLCQDAFSLLPGQDRLAISLFLTIEKGSDQLKSLRFAPSVICSDRQLSYEEAEHVIKRHPGAGRELPARLDSVDACVVAACHLSRVLRRGRLRTDSHYEQPSEDCVLGFRAAHVMVKEYMIQFNSLVAELLVSSEPTRTVTPLRWQPTPSERQLGALCEKHRELVPLSLHLRHHLGGRGAPVGQVCLLASLWRHLQCAASTGDGDWLADLITTDDMHPALAPVGLDFRKALGRSVFGRSRQGERQAAGHYSLQVDRYTWATSPIRRYLDVVLQRQILLALGHGGSPYSARDIDGLCQEFSCQHGRAQSYQRQARSLHLGAQLRVRPQSKLGFVVGVEAGARCFRLLFPADPETLPDPCPVHYRSLQLAEHPSDLERRPGLRLAWRRRIYSVQADRPCSPRPGALLDPHTRWVDATLWQQLLQLVQEERWPEAAALVRERGASEPRRQALGHVRQSRCGHFVEVSRELGSGHTLQVQLSATLQRGFLVPSLQLCTVAPGLTLCLEHMERPGDCFLDQTPQAARDRCLDVGEYSRVWGPFCSLESATGAVSESDPVTLQHVSVSWDAKRVAQGQLRGSFCLEPSFLSERCTDLSFGPWYLCIRLEGLPAVPAAGELRPPAGPGQPHLAAPPCGPPLSIDPDTYTWVAHGLTTHWDAEEGRADRQEIPRQVHFFVQHMAVEKVPEEVLRPGTQFTIEVLPKQLPDIRKEEAVRRLESASPLVVSIALGQPIPPSRHLPPQQTHHRGTYGRLLEKQTFDLPGGGHTLNSSQNRAVRAALRKRFTVIQGPPGTGKTVVGFHIVFWFHKSNEEQAMAWGAPGEKPVGAPCILYCGPSNKSVDVLAGLLLSRRAELKPLRVYSEQAEATEFPVPGVGSSGLPKKTPREGRPNQTLRSITLHHRIRQPSNPYAPDIREFDARLQKGEVFSKDDLTRYKLVLGKARKFELEQHGVILCTCSCAASRSLKKLAVRQILVDEAGMATEPETLIPLVTFSQAEKVVLLGDHKQLRPVVKNEQLQNLGLDRSLFERYHLDAHLLDTQYRMHEGICAFPSTEFYEKRLKTWRGLRRPPSILGHVGKESCSVIFGYVQGHEQSLLVSTDEGNENSKANPEEVAEVVRIAKQLTLGRTVDPKDVAILTPYNAQAAEISKTLGREGVTGVTVCSITKSQGSEWRYVLVSTVRTCPESDLDQRPTKSWLKKFLGFVVDPNQVNVAITRAKEGLCLIGDHRLLRCCPLWRRFLDFCEDQRTLVPASQVRVRRRPAVSP, via the exons ATGGCCACCAAGGAGCTCTCTCTGGCCAGGCTGTGTGCCCAGGTGGACCTGTACCTGGGCTGCCCCCGCTGTACTCAGCGCCTCAATGAGAGCACCTACGTCCTGCGGAGGGTGGAGCACAGCTGTCCTGAAGAGATCCTGCTGGCCCGCTTCAAGCGAGCCCCCAAGAGCCGGGTCTGGCGCAAGGTGGACCGGCGGCCCAGCTTCCCACGGCCTGCCCGCTATGAAGTCTGCTGGTACTACACCCCGGGGCTCGGCTGCCAGCGCCACCGCAACCAGTGTACCTTTGCCCGAAGCCTGGAGGAGGCCCTGGTCTGGACCTTCGAGCGTGAGCACAATGTCCGGCGTCTGTGGCTCAAGACTGAGCTGCAGGGCGGCCGGGCCCAGGGCCAGCTGCGCAGCCCAGCCGATGCCATCTGTGCCGAGTATGGCGGCCAGTTCCAGCTGCTCTGCTCCCACTGTTTCCGGTGCTGTCCTCCGCGTCTCTGCCCGGTGGACCCCCAGGGGCGCTGCCCCAGGCATGGCGCCTGCCCTTCGATCCTGACCCACGTGAGCACCGAGGGCCGCCGCAAGCAGCAGGTTGTGGAGGTGCGGCCCCAGCCCCAGTACGGCCAGCCCCTGGCCTACTGCACGTACGTGGGGCGCGGGCGGCCGTGCCGGCATGGGGCATCCCGCTGCCAGTACGCGCACAGCGCGGTGGAGATGGCCGTGTGGGAGGCTGAGCAGCTGGATGGGCTCCAGCGGCGGGACCTGCTCTCGCCCACTGCCGCCAGAGGGGATGAGCGCACCATCCCCCATGGCCAGCCCCCCGCAGTCAGGCTGTACTGCCACGCCTGTCTGGTCACCTGCCACTCCCAGGAGgcctttgagaaccactgctcatCTCTGGAGCATGCACAGATGGTGGCCTTGGACCAGGCGGAGGCCTGGGAACACCGCAGCCCACCCACGGGGCTCTCCACCTTTGAGCTCTGCCCAAA GATGGAGGAGGTCCCGGttcccaccctgccctgcccccaggcctggaGCCCACCCTGCCTCCCGCCACAGGCCAGTATCGGGCTGAGAGTGCTTACGCCCGCTCTGCTTGCTGGCCTCCCATTTCCCAGACCCACCCTCTGTGAGTACGGGGACGTCTGCACCAAGGCGCATTCCGAGCAGGAGCTGCAGGAGTGGATCCAGCGGTCACAGACCCTAAAGCTGCGGGAGCGGGCCGCCTGGCAGGAAGGGCTGGTGTCTTACCAGGCGCGGCTGCTGGCTGAGTACCAGCGCAGCAGAAGCGAGGTCCTGGTG CTGGCTGAGAACGTCGAGGGCGTGTCCAtcacctgcccccagcccttgGTGCATCAGGCCCGTGAGAGGAAAACTCAGCTCAGCTGGATATTCGACATCCAGTCTGAG gagcccctgcttcaCGTGGCCCTGCTCAAGCAGGAGCTGGGAGCAGACTTCTCGCTGGTGGCCCCCTGCCTTCCTCCGGGCCAGCTCTATGCGAAGGGGGAGCGCTTCCGTGCGCGTGCCTCCCCAGCCAAGTTCCAGGTGGAGGTGCGCGTGCAGAGCACCTCCTTCGGCTCCTTCGAGCAGTGGGTGGTCTTCGACTTCGGCCGCAGGCCAGTGCTCCTGCGGAAGCTGGGGCTGCGGCTGGGCCAGGTGCGCTGCCCGGGGCTCCGGGGCACGCGGGCGCACGGCCACCCCGAGGAGCTGGAGCGCTGGCACACGGGCAACCGCCACGTGGTGCCTGGTGTGGAGCGCACGGCCGAGCAGGTGGCCCTGCTGGCGAAGTACAAGGTGCCCGCCCTGGCGCTGGACTTCAGTCACGCAGGCCCCGCCCCGGGTCCCGTCTCCCGCGACAACTACCGGCAGCGGATGCACCACTTTCTCCATGAGGAGGAAGCTACTCAGCAGCAGCTGGTGGCTAA GCTGAACTTCCGGGGCCCAGTGTCCCTGAGGGCGATGCTGCAGACGCCGGCCCTGGGCATGCTCTTCCCGCCGTCAGGAGCCCTCTATGCCGAGGTCCCCACCCCCTCGTCTCTGATGCCAGACACAGACGAGGGCTTTCTGCTGGGCCGGGCGGTCAGCACAGCCCTTGTGGCCCCTGTCCCCGCACCTGACCACACGGTGTTTGAGGTGCGGCTAGAAACCCGGGCCAGCTCGGAGCAGGCGCTGTGGCTGCTGCTGCCTGCCCGCTGCTGCTCGGCCCTGGGGCTGCGGCCGGAAACCAGCCCCGTCCTGGAGGTCCAGTTCCAGATTGACCCGCTGACCTTCCGCTACTGGCACCAGGCAGTGGACGTGCTGCCCGAGGAGCGCCTGGTGGTGCCTGACCTGCCGACCTGCGACGTGCCCcgtcctctgcccaccccacccacaaTGCAGGGCAACCACAAGCAGAAGTTGGCTGTGGCCTTCATTGCAGGCAGGAGCCCCGGGGGCACGCGGCCCATCGCCCCGCTGCTCATCTACGGCCCTTTTGGCACAGGCAAGACCTACACGCTGGCTATGGCCTCGCTGGAGGTCATCCGGCAGCCCCACACCAGGGTCCTCATCTGCACACACACCAACAG TGCGGCCGACATCTACATCGAGGAGCATTTCCATCGCTACGTCAGCAGCGGCCACCCCGAGGCCACTCCGCTGCGGGTCATGTACACGGACCGCCCGCCCAGCCAGACAGACGCGGCCACGCTGCAGTACTGCCTGCTGACCGGGGACCGCCGGGCCTTCCGGCCCCCGACACGGGCGGAGCTGGAGCAGCACCGCATCGTGGTCACCACCACCTCCCAGGCCCGCGAGCTCAGGGTGCCGGCCGGCTTCTTCTCGCACATCCTCATCGACGAGGCCGCGCAAATGCTGGAGTGCGAGGCGCTCACCCCGCTGCGCTACGCCTCGCCCAGCACCCGCGTGGTGTTGGCGGGGGACCACATGCAGGTCACGCCCAAGCTCTTCAGCGTGGCCCGCGCGCAGGCCGCGGCCCACACCCTGCTGTACCGCCTCTTCCAGCACTACCAGCAGGAGGCGCACGAGGTGGCCCGGCACAGCCGGGTGGTCTTCCACGAGAACTACCGCTCCACCGAGGCCATCCTCAGCTTCGTCTCACGGCACTTCTACGTGGCCAAGGGCAGCCCCATCCACGCCAGCGGCGAGGTTCCTCGCCACCCTAAGCACTACCCGCTCATGTTCTGCCACGTGGCGGGCAGCCCCGAGCGCGACATGTCTCGCACGTCCTGGCTGAACGCGGCGGAGATCGTCCAGGTCGCCGAGAAGGTGCAGGAGATCTACCAGAGCTGGCCCCCCTGCTGGGGCGGCCGGGAGCAGAGGAGCATTTGTGCCGTGTCCCACGGTGCCCAG GTGAGTGCGCTGAGGCAGGAGCTGAGGAGGAGGGACCTGGGCCAGGTGTCTGTGGGCAGCTTCGAGATCCTGCCag GGCGGGAGTTCCGGGTGGTGGTGCTGAGTACCGTGCACAACCACGACAGCCTGCTGAGCTCGGGGGCGCCCGCCCTGGGGTTCTTCACCGACGCCCGTGTGCTCAACACCGTCATGACCCGCGCCCAGTCCCAGGTGGTGGCTGTGGGCGACGCCGTGGCCCTCTGCTCCTTCGGGGCCTGCAGCAAGCTCTGGAAGAGCTTCATTCGTGAGTGCGTGAGGCACCACAGCATCTCCCCCAAGACTCTGTCCCTGGAGCACATCGAACAGAGCGTGGTCCGCAGGCAGCGCTGGGCCCTCCGAGCGGAGAGATCTGTGGCAGCCGGGGCCCAGGACACTGTCCcggaggagggggcagcaggggctCCAGCCACAGAGCACGCAGCCACGGAGAAGGTGCGGCCAGGGCCCAAGGCTGAAGGGAGTACGTCCCTGTCCAAGACCTCGGCTGCGGGAGACGAAGCCACGCGGAGGACAGAGGCTGGGGACGCAGCGTTAGGGTCTGTGGCCGGGGGCTGCCCAGCGGCGGGGGACCCTGCCACGGTGCACACGGAGGCAGAGGACACAACGCCAGCAGGGAACTCGTCAGTGGGGGACGCGGCCCCCGGGAAGGCGGTGGCAGGGCTGACGGCCATGGAGAACGGGGACGCCGAGGACCCCGAGGACTCGGAGTCGGACTTCTGGCCTTCCGACACGGAGCTCAACGCTGACGACTCCATCCTGCAGGAGCTCCTGGATGAGGCCCGGAACGTGATGGTGACCGTCCGGGAAGACGGGCTGCTGGACACCGTCGCCAGGCCCGAGTCCCCACGCCAGGCCCGGCAGTACATGAACTTGCCGCGGGCCACACTGCGGAGACGGCTGTGCTCGGAGCCTGAGCTGTACCGCCGCTGCACCTTCCTGCAGGAGACCTTCGACCGCGCCACGGCCGTGCCGCTGGACGACGTGGATTCCGGCCCCATCCAGATCAGGGGCCGCTTGCGCTGTGGGATGGCCTTCAGCGGGGACGAGGTGCTGGTGAAGGTCCTGGGCGCGGACGGAGGCTCCGCGGGGAGGCTGCAGGGCCAAGTGATGGGCGTGTTCAAGAGGAAGCGCCGAGAGCTGGTGTTCGTGTGCCGCATGGATGAGTGGGACCCTCGCATCATGACCCCCATCGACGGCTCTGTGACGAAGATCTTCGTGGCCGAGCTGAAGGACCCGCTGCAGGTGCCCGTCCACCGCGTCCAGCAGGGCCGCGTGCAGCGGGTGGGGTACGAGCAGCTCACCGCCGAGGACCGCGGCAGCCGCCTCTTCTGGGTGCGCATTGTCCTGTGGCGGCAGCGTTTCTACTACCCGCTGGGCATCGTCCTGGAGGTGCTGCCCGAGGCCACCACCTGGGAGCAGGGCCTCCGCATCCTGGACCTGGAGCACGGCCTGAGGAAGCCCTCGTTGGAGCCGGCGTGTGTCGGCAAGGCGCTGCAGAAGTACCGGGCGGAGCTTGGCCGGGCGCCCGACTGCCGGGAGGACTGCCGCGGCTTCCTGACCTTCACCGTGGACCCCCGGGGCGCCCGCTACCTGGATGATGCCCTCAGCGTTCGAGATCTGGGCTCCAGGTACGAGGTGGCCGTGCACATTGCTGACGTGGCCAGCTCTGTCCCCAGGGACGGGCCTCTGGACCTGGAGGCCCGCAGACAGGGCGTCACGTTCTACGCCCCTGACCGGGAGCCCGTGCCTATGCTGCCTGCCAGCCTCTGCCAGGACGCGTTCAGCCTCCTGCCGGGCCAGGACCGCTTGgccatctccctcttcctcaccatCGAGAAGGGCAGTGACCAGCTCAAAAGCCTGCGCTTTGCGCCTTCTGTGATCTGCTCTGACCGCCAGCTGTCCTACGAGGAAGCTGAGCATGTGATCAAGAGGCACCCGGGTGCCGGCCGTGAGCTGCCAGCCCGCCTGGACTCCGTGGACGCCTGTGTCGTGGCCGCGTGCCACCTCTCCCGGGTGCTGCGCCGGGGCCGCCTGCGGACCGACTCCCACTACGAGCAGCCCAGCGAGGACTGTGTGCTGGGCTTCCGTGCGGCCCACGTCATGGTCAAGGAGTACATGATCCAGTTCAACAGCCTGGTGGCCGAGCTCCTGGTGAGCAGTGAGCCCACGCGGACCGTCACTCCGCTGCGGTGGCAGCCCACGCCCAGCGAGCGCCAGCTCGGAGCCCTGTGTGAGAAGCACAGGGAGCTGGTCCCGCTGTCGCTGCACCTGCGCCACCACCTGGGGGGCCGCGGGGCCCCCGTCGGGCAGGTCTGCCTCTTGGCCTCACTGTGGAGACACCTGCAGTGTGCAGCGAGCACCGGGGACGGCGACTGGCTGGCGGACCTCATCACCACGGACGACATGCACCCCGCTCTGGCTCCCGTGGGCCTTGACTTCCGCAAGGCCCTGGGCCGCTCGGTGTTTGGCCGCTCCCGCCAAGGGGAACGGCAGGCGGCCGGCCACTACTCGCTGCAGGTGGACCGGTACACGTGGGCGACCTCGCCCATCCGCAGGTACCTGGACGTGGTGCTGCAGCGGCAGATCCTGCTGGCGCTGGGCCACGGGGGCTCCCCCTACTCAGCCAGGGACATCGACGGGCTGTGCCAGGAGTTCAGCTGCCAGCACGGGCGCGCCCAGAGCTACCAGCGCCAGGCCCGGAGCCTGCATCTGGGGGCGCAGCTCAGAGTCCGGCCGCAGAGCAAGCTGGGCTTCGTGGTGGGCGTGGAGGCGGGCGCCCGCTGCTTCCGGCTGCTCTTCCCCGCCGACCCCGAGACCCTGCCTGACCCCTGCCCCGTGCATTACCGCTCCCTGCAGCTGGCTGAGCACCCCAGTGACCTGGAGCGGCGGCCGGGCCTGCGGCTGGCATGGCGGCGACGCATCTACTCCGTGCAGGCAGACAGGCCCTGCTCCCCGCGGCCCGGCGCCCTGTTGGACCCACACACCCGGTGGGTGGACGCCACCCTGTGGCAGCAGCTGCTGCAGCTGGTGCAGGAGGAGCGGTGGCCCGAGGCGGCCGCCCTAGTGCGGGAGCGCGGTGCCTCGGAGCCCCGGCGGCAGGCTCTGGGGCACGTGAGGCAGAGCCGCTGTGGCCACTTCGTGGAGGTGTCCCGGGAGCTGGGCAGCGGGCACACGCTGCAGGTGCAGCTCAGTGCCACCCTGCAGCGGGGCTTCCTCGTGCCAAGTCTGCAGCTGTGCACCGTGGCGCCCGgcctcaccctctgcctggagcacATGGAGCGGCCCGGCGACTGCTTCCTGGACCAGACACCCCAGGCGGCGCGGGACCGCTGTCTCGACGTGGGCGAGTACTCCCGCGTGTGGGGGCCGTTCTGCTCCCTGGAGTCGGCCACCGGCGCGGTCTCGGAGAGTGACCCCGTCACGCTGCAGCACGTGAGCGTATCCTGGGATGCGAAGCGGGTGGCGCAGGGGCAGCTGCGaggctccttctgcctggaacctTCCTTCCTCAGTGAGCGCTGCACTGACCTCAGCTTCGGCCCCTGGTACCTCTGCATCCGGCTCGAGGGGCTGCCGGCCGTGCCCGCGGCAGGGGAGCTGCGCCCCCCAGCTGGCCCTGGCCAGCCTCACCTGGCGGCCCCGCCCTGCGGGCCCCCCCTGAGCATCGACCCTGACACGTACACATGGGTGGCCCACGGGCTGACGACACACTGGGACGCGGAGGAGGGCCGGGCCGACCGGCAGGAGATCCCCAGGCAGGTGCACTTCTTCGTCCAGCACATGGCTGTGGAGAAGGTTCCAGAAGAGGTGCTGAGACCTGGCACCCAGTTCACCATTGAGGTGTTGCCCAAGCAGCTTCCCGACAT TCGCAAGGAAGAAGCCGTGCGTAGGCTGGAGAGTGCATCCCCGCTGGTCGTCAGCATTGCCCTGGGCCAGCCCATCCCTCCGTCCCGCCACCTTCCTCCCCAGCAGACCCACCACAGAG GGACGTACGGCAGGCTTCTGGAGAAACAGACGTTCGACCTCCCCGGGGGCGGCCACACGCTGAACTCCAGCCAGAACCGGGCTGTCAGGGCCGCTCTGCGGAAGAGGTTCACGGTGATCCAGGGCCCGCCAG GCACGGGGAAGACGGTGGTGGGTTTCCACATTGTGTTCTGGTTTCACAAGTCAAACGAGGAGCAGGCGATGGCCTGGGGTGCCCCCGGCGAGAAGCCCGTAGGGGCCCCCTGCATCTTGTACTGCGGCCCCTCTAACAAGTCGGTGGATGTCCTGGCAG GACTGCTGCTGAGCAGGAGAGCAGAGCTGAAGCCCCTGCGCGTGTACAGTGAGCAGGCCGAGGCCACCGAATTCCCGGTGCCGGGTGTGGGCAGCAGCGGCCTGCCCAAGAAGACCCCTCGGGAGGGGAGGCCCAACCAGACCCTCAG GAGCATCACCCTGCACCACAGGATCCGGCAGCCCTCCAACCCCTACGCACCGGACATCAGGGAATTCGATGCCCGGCTGCAGAAAGGGGAGGTCTTTTCCAAGGACGATCTCACGCG GTACAAGCTGGTCCTGGGGAAGGCGCGGAAGTTCGAGCTGGAGCAGCACGGGGTCATCCTGTGCACGTGCTCGTGTGCGGCCTCGAGGAGCCTCAAGAAGCTGGCCGTCCGGCAGATCCTCGTTGATGAGGCGGGCATGGCCACCGAGCCTGAGACCCTCATCCCCCTGGTGACCTTCTCGCAGGCGGAGAAG GTGGTTCTTCTTGGGGACCACAAGCAGCTGCGGCCTGTGGTCAAGAATGAGCAGCTGCAAAATCTGGGGCTGGATCGGTCTCTCTTCGAGAGGTACCACCTGGACGCCCACCTGCTGGACACACAGTACCGCATG CACGAGGGCATCTGTGCCTTCCCCTCCACGGAGTTCTACGAGAAGAGGCTGAAAACCTGGCGCGGCCTGAGGCGGCCACCCAGCATCCTGGGCCACGTGGGCAAGGAGAGCTGCTCCGTCATCTTCGGCTATGTGCAGGGCCATGAGCAGAGCCTGCTGGTGTCCACGGATGAAGGGAATGAAAACTCCAAGGCCAACCCGGAAGAGGTGGCAGAGGTG GTCCGCATTGCCAAGCAGCTGACCCTGGGCAGGACGGTGGACCCCAAAGATGTGGCCATTCTCACTCCCTACAATGCTCAGGCTGCCGAGATCAGCAAGACTCTTGGGCGAGAGGGTGTCACCGGAGTGACCGTGTGCTCCATCACCAAGAGCCAGG GAAGCGAGTGGCGCTATGTGCTGGTCAGCACCGTCCGCACGTGCCCGGAGAGTGACCTGGACCAGCGGCCGACCAAGAGCTGGCTGAAGAAGTTCCTGGGCTTTGTCGTGGACCCCAATCAAGTGAACGTGGCCATCACCCGGGCTAAGGAGGGACTCTGCCTCATCG GAGACCACCGCCTCCTGCGTTGTTGCCCTCTCTGGCGGAGGTTCCTGGACTTCTGTGAGGACCAGCGGACCCTCGTGCCCGCCAGCCAGGTGCGAGTTCGGAGGAGGCCAGCAGTGTCTCCCTGA